In Lepisosteus oculatus isolate fLepOcu1 chromosome 15, fLepOcu1.hap2, whole genome shotgun sequence, one genomic interval encodes:
- the LOC107079427 gene encoding snaclec coagulation factor IX-binding protein subunit A-like, translating to MKTIFLLLALGAVGMCATKELSTSTEEDCPRRCAGGWQQMGSKCIKYFGVHRTFYAAERACRHAARKGHLISIHSSGQNHVVQAVVARGNCHRPSIWTGGQRIRGSRRFYWMDGSSWNYSSWGCAALDESCRRRICVQMNSRYGARWSQVSCRARRPYVCQYPLYGEEAEETQEVREEQEINAGVETKEEASAM from the exons ATGAAGACAATTTTTCTGCTGCTCGCCCTGGGGGCTGTAGGCATGTGTGCCACCAAAG AGCTGTCAACCTCTACCGAAGAGGACTGTCCTCGACGCTGTGCCGGGGGCTGGCAACAAATGGGCAGCAAATGTATCAAGTATTTTGGTGTCCACAGAACCTTTTACGCAGCTGAG AGAGCATGTCGCCATGCTGCCAGGAAAGGACATTTGATCTCCATCCATTCAAGTGGTCAGAATCACGTAGTTCAGGCTGTAGTGGCAAGAGGGAACTGCCACAGACCCAGTATATGGACTGGGGGTCAGCGCATCCGAGGG AGCAGACGTTTTTATTGGATGGATGGGAGCTCCTGGAACTACAGCAGCTGGGGCTGTGCAGCACTGGATGAGTCCTGCAGGAGAAGGATCTGTGTACAAATGAACTCTAGAT ACGGTGCACGCTGGTCACAAGTTAGCTGCCGTGCCCGGAGACCCTACGTGTGCCAGTACCCTCTGTATGGAGAGGAAGCGGAGGAGACACAGGaagtgagagaggagcaggagatcAACGCAGGAGTGGAGACCAAAGAAGAGGCCAGCGCAATGTAA